One Mastomys coucha isolate ucsf_1 unplaced genomic scaffold, UCSF_Mcou_1 pScaffold7, whole genome shotgun sequence genomic window, gtttCTGTGGACCCCTGTATACAGAAGCCTGAGAagattagaagagggcatcagatccctggaactggaattgtgaGCAGCTATGGATGTTCTAGGAACTGAAAATGGATGGGTCCTTTCAAGAGCAGGTGTGTTAACTGCTGACTCTAGCTCCTTAGGATTTGTCTTTTCACATGTATGATGTCTGCATGTATGGCTCTCCATGTGTATGGATGCATGTGTACTTAAGATTATCATCAGGAGTCTTCCTAGATAACTCCACCAACTGCTCTCCAAACTCTCTCCCCTGAGTCCAAAGTTTGCTGATATAGCaagtctggctagccagcttgctctgaagATCCCCTTTTTGCCACCTGAGGGTGGGGCCATGGGCTGGCCACTATACTCACTTaactttacatgggtgctgggccATGGGCTGGCCACCAAACTCACTTGActttacgtgggtgctggggatacaAAACAGTCCTTACACTTGCATAGCAACTtggtttaaccactgagccatctccccaaccctcattaattttacttttaaggaGCCTGTTCCTACAGTACTTGCAAAAATATCAGCTTGATCTTGTTCTGTATAAATCTTTAGGCACTTGACTTGCTGATTTAAAAGACTTCACTCACACATAAAGCTAATACTTAAGAGATAAATAATCATGTACTTATCATATCGAAAGCTCTGAGAAGTTCTGTAGTCAATACTTGTTTAACTCTGATTCCACTCTAAGGGTAAAATTATTGTAGTGTAATTATAGCTTTAAGTAAAGCCAAGAGAGGGAAACAATGGAGACATATGGCTTCCAAGGATACTGAAGCCAAAGCTGTGGTGAGTTCTTTTAAAAGGCTCGGTTTACTTATCAATGTAACATTTCAATATTTCAAACAGAGAGCCTCATTAAGCCACTTTGCTTTTGTGGTGATGTCTCTGATGCTGAAAGAGACCAGACTTCTGCCTGAAGGCTTCATTGCATTCACTACACTTGTAGGGTTTTTCTTCATTGTGGATTCTGACATGCTGATCTAAGTGTGAATTTAGACGGAAAGCTTTCTGACACACGTTACATTTGAAAGGTTTTTCTCCAGTGTGAATCCTATGATGTCGAATAAGGTCGGAGGTCAaactgaaggctttcccacactcattACAGTGATGTCTTTTGGAACGACCATGGACTCTCTGATGGTGGGTGAGGAGGAGGGCCCGACTAAAGGTTTTCCCACACTCCTTGCATTCTCGGGGCTCATCCTGACTGTGAATTTTTTGGTGTCGATTAAGATGAGAGCTTCGCCTGAAGTTCTTTCCACAATGGATACACAGatagggtttttctccagtatggatCCTGAGATGCTCCAAAAGACCTGCATTCTGGCTAAAGACTTTTCCACACTCTTTGCACTGGTAAGGCTTCTCACCAAGATGGATTTTCTGATGTCTGATGAGGTGTGAGCTTCTCTGAAAGACTTTCCCACACTCTTGGCAGGGGTGACCTTTCTCTTTAGAGATTTCCTGATGTTCAGTAGCAACAGAACTCTGATATACTACAGATTCACAGGGCTTTTCTCCTGTATGTGCTCTGTCATGTTCAATCATGCTTGAGTTCTGAACAAGTCTCTCCTTAGTTTCCAAGCATTGGCTGTTAGTTTTTTCCTGGGGCATGGATGGATACTTtttcaagctcaggtcctcacactggGCCTCGATGGGTTCAGACATTGTACTAGATGATTCCACTCTTTCACAAGAGTCTGTCTCTGCAATGAACTTCCCATTTTCACTCCTTGTCTCTTTACCTGAaacattaaattatatacatcactaattattttatttttggtgttcaGGGAAAGGAATCTGCAAATAGCAGGAGATACTTAAATAAAGCCATGtgtataaattaaagaaaaaattgttgtgtgtattttatttgcatgtatgcatgtacacaacaTGCATATAGTGCCAAAGAGACCATAAGAGGGTGTCTagtttcctgaaactggagttacagaatgttgtgagctgcaatgtgggtgctgggaactgaaaccagtCCTCTGTAAAAGTTTTCTTAATAGATGAGATCTCTTCAATCCCCACAaagtagtaaaaacaaaaaaaaattgcttatgattattgaaaaaatatatatggagtGATTTAGGAGAAATTgtggctttatttgtttgttttgaggtaaggCTTCACTATGCAAAATAACCTAACCTAAACCACACAGCAAtcctcttctctcagcttctcaggtCCCACAATTACAGTCATGTACCAGCACATCCAGCTTGATATTCAAGAAATTAAGATATTCGCTTTGGGGAAGGCTAGGGGTTGTGATGGGaggtaatttattttaaatgttctaaattttattatgtgatatacattacacacataaAAGCTACTAAGCATGACTGCATATTCTCGATCATGATTTGTCACCTgggaa contains:
- the Zscan26 gene encoding zinc finger and SCAN domain-containing protein 26, producing MALALIHPSKRAYSLAPLNLKEELQGFKVQGDRKGVGQEPLCKQFRQLRYEESTGPREVLRRLRELCRQWLRPETHSKEQILELLVLEQFLTILPRDLQVQVLEHHPETGEELVGILEDLQLDRGKAGEQKDSAQRTRPTVLVGEPALHRETQEQPEYVLQKPEETGKETRSENGKFIAETDSCERVESSSTMSEPIEAQCEDLSLKKYPSMPQEKTNSQCLETKERLVQNSSMIEHDRAHTGEKPCESVVYQSSVATEHQEISKEKGHPCQECGKVFQRSSHLIRHQKIHLGEKPYQCKECGKVFSQNAGLLEHLRIHTGEKPYLCIHCGKNFRRSSHLNRHQKIHSQDEPRECKECGKTFSRALLLTHHQRVHGRSKRHHCNECGKAFSLTSDLIRHHRIHTGEKPFKCNVCQKAFRLNSHLDQHVRIHNEEKPYKCSECNEAFRQKSGLFQHQRHHHKSKVA